The Pelmatolapia mariae isolate MD_Pm_ZW linkage group LG2, Pm_UMD_F_2, whole genome shotgun sequence sequence aagtaactatataattaattgtccaacattggtcattatatactgtattttgcagacagagagtttcaggactctctcccagaccacagactcatactcataatacaagtcagagctttatcaaaaaaaaaaaagaaagaaagttttgttttcaaaattggactttaagttatttttacttccaatagtgttaacaaaCTACAcgggtcatgaacaagatttttttaaaattttcattgtaagtgggctaaagcagttaattaaaagtagtctaacataaatgtaaatgctgtaatttgactattttaataaaccatgtaacttggatggattcgatgctggcgtgaccacagtgcacacgtctgctgatgctcacagtggtccaagggaccgctcagggagtttgtgtgttcgctcagacacatgaaaaattagagggaacattggtacAAAGTGTCCTACATTACCACTTACAAATAAGGTGATTCTCTTGTACAATATGAATACAGCACTTCAGTAGTAGGACTAAAAGCtttttgtgtgttgatgtgaGTGTGCCTGAACTGACCCAGTGTGAAAATCTCCCAAAGAAGAATGCCATATGACCACACATCGCTTAGGGTGGTATACAAATTATGGAAAATGCTTTCAGGTGCCATCCACTTCAAGGGAAGGAAAGtctgaatgaaagaagaaacacaTCTTATTAAAGAACCACTGTTCCTAATTTGAAACATGCAACAGTCAGGAGGGCTAAAAGAGTCCAGCTAGaatttatttgctgctattaAATTTCTGTTATACGCGGATAAAAAGCCAAAACAGGTGAAAACTTGTCAGAACAGAATAGCATAACTTTCCACAAGTTTTTCCATAAACCActggtttttttttatacttacGCTGCCTTTAGAGATGTAGTTGGAGTCATGCATGATGTCTCTGGCAAGGCCGAAGTCACAAATCTTCACCAGCTTGCCCTCACAGATCAGGACGTTCCTGGCAGCCAGGTCACGATGGACACACTGCGGAGGAAAATGAATATACCTGTTGTAATCATCACGAAGGTGCCACATAAGCACAATTTTTGCTTTTACATATCGTTGCAAATTTGGATGCTGATTAGCCAATCTCTATTTCTTCTGTCTTCTTTTGACACAGTCAGGCTACCTGCTTTCTCcagtttcttttctctctttaaaaatttttttatgCTAAACTAAGCTTCCAATTCTTCTCTACATAATCGGAAAATTAAGACTAATTTTCTAATTTCATATTTGTTTAAATGGGCACAAAATGGCAGTTATCTAGAAGGTTGAGATGAGTATTTTATAAAATATCATACGTTCTTAGAGGCGAGGAACTCCATCCCCTTCGCCACTTGGTAGCTGAATCCTAAAAGGTCTTCGTAGGTGAGACTGGGAGAGTCGCTGATCACCAGGTCTAATCTGTTGACTCCTGAACACAGTGACAAGGTGAAAGGATcagcaggagaaaaaaaggaaggtgATGAACATGAATGAAGACATTGTCTTTTGTGATGGGGGAACTCTGGCTGTCCTGTGACTGCCCGGGTAAAAAGAGATCAGGCTCTTTATATGTTGCCACATTTGTCTGTACATTATCTCCAGCATTTGATCAGTTAAGAAAACAAGTGTTCATTAGTCTATTATATGTAAAGCACTGTGCTTTTCAACCAGAAGTACAGCTTATAGTGGCAGAGTTCATCATCCATCATGGTTAAAGTGATTTTAAAACAGTGGTAAACTGGCTTAAATCAAACCTTGTTCCTGGTAGAAGCCGTGTTGGTAGAGAGCCTCGTACGGAGAAGGCTGGATATCTGCATATTTGATGGAATCTATCTGCTCTTGCATGGGAACGTAGACTGAGGGCTCATCTTTGCTCATGTCCATGTATCCTCCATCACTCTCACTTCCGAAAGACACATAGCTGGAGGGatggagatatatatatatatatatatatatttattgtgtCTGAGAAAGTGCACTAAACTGACCTTAAAGGCATATTTGTTTATGCTCCTTCATCATCTGAAACTTTACAACAGAAAAATATCTATTAAACTATCCCCTTAGGAATCAATAAAGTATATTTACCTATCTATGAGTAGCTGTTTCAGAGTACATAAGAGGagattttaataaaaagaacCTCCCACATCATACAAAAAGGCCCTTTGTGCAGCTCTGAAAGCTCCAGTCTGCTTCGCTCACCCTTTCCTCTGGCTTAGAGGGGTGCTTCCTCTGGAGATGAGACAGCTGTAGTCCTGGTTTTTCTCAGCAAAGTACTGCAGGAACgtgtgcttgttcctgtgcagGTAGTCCACCAGGTCGCCATAGCGACAGTACTCAGTCACCAGGTACAGAGGGCCTGTGATCAGAGAACAAGAagtaaaacaataacaatattaatacaatatgttctttatactttttgaTGTATGATGTATGCCTCATAAAATCAACTATAACTTTCAAAAATATAGAGCTTTTATACAATACTATTTTCACTGTGTGGTTGACTCTATGCTTTGAGCATATTTAACTGAGTGACTCTCTTTTGCTGCTTCTCTTTGCAAAAGCAGCTGTTCTAGAtgtaaaaaaaccccccacTTGTAAGCTCTGATGTGTTACAGTTAATGCACTTGgctgttttctttcattcagcATTCTTTAAAGAAATTCCACAGCTATTTAAAGTGCAAGACATGCCAACACTCATTAATTCATTATCCAAAGTGCAATGtaatgtgaattatataatctAGAACAGGAGTTCTCACATCGTTACCCAAAAGAAGTGGGGAGGGAGTAGAATAATGGATGCTTTTTTCTATGTTGTAGAGTCAGTAGTTAGTAGTGATATGAATATATTCACTACTAGATGTAGCAAAATTTTACATTTCCTAGGGTATTATTCTGAGAACCCTCTTGCTATGAATGGTAGAGTCACAACCAATACTCAGAAGCACTGCATGCCATTTTAGGGTAAATCAAAGCACTGTTTTAAGAAGTTAGACTTAAGGGTTTAGGAAGTCTGGTGAGGTAGTATAAAGAGCCATTTAGAAAGGTCCATTTAGAAAGCATGCTGTGGTAAATGGGTTAAACATCAAATTTCTAACAAACAGGCTGGTTCAAAACCTTATTTTTACTTGGTTGACTAATTTTGTCCATTTTATTATgctttcagtttccagtagttttgtttttaatcatgtgTAAGAAAGCCAAGAAGGCTTTTCTATTCCTTTGACCAGTGAAATAAACTGgtcaaaaataaacaagaaaaagaaacttcCAAAATGATAAATTGTAGTTTTCTGTATTTCAAAAATCATTTTCTAAAAGCACATTTCCTTACTTGTAACCTTTTGTACTGATTATTTTGATGGTAAATGTATTGTGACTTTAATGTTACAAAAATATAGGCCAATCCAACACCAAATACCACTGAACTTCCTGCCTTTGTCTTAAACAAATCTTCACCAATACTATCCGGTACCCTTTGCATTAAACAAAGCTAAAACGAGCAGACAGACATGTGTATCAAAGCAGTTTTCCACAGTTTGGCATTGTGATGCATGCTCACCATGTTTGGTACAAGCCCCTAGCAAGTTCACGATGTTGAGGTGAGGACCCAGGTGACTCATGATCTTTAACTCTGACATCAGGGCCTGAGTTTCACTCCTTCTGGCTGTAGCTGGATGTCAgaagagggaaaaagaagggaagaagaaaatggaaaaattagATTCATAAACTTAGGGTAGTTGGAAGTAGATACAAGAACAAGAGAACTAAGAACCCTGAGAGCAGGACACACTGTGTCTTTGCCAAACTGCTCAATGACCTGTGAGCTACGACTTGAATCAGGCTGGCAAGCAAACTAAAGCTCAGCGGGCTGCTGCTCTCTCTGAGCCCACAGGAATATGGCACTGGTGTCACAACATCTGACAGCTATGCGGGGGTCCATATACTGTTCACACAAATTACGCACATggctttctgctttgtttttatattgtagGGCTtacatttcagcattttcactGCCACCTTTGTGCTGGACTGCGAATGCGTGAGACCATATGCAGTTGCCTCGACCACCCTGCCAAACGCTCCTGATCCAAGAGTGCGACCTGAAATACAAAGAGGAGCTCAGAAGGACAGAGTCTGAATGGGGCCCACATTGGACATGCAAAAGTAAGGGAGACCATTTTTAACTAAAATAATAGTGTCAGCAAATGTATGTTATTTTCTGAAGAAGGGAAGATTATTGCAGATAAATAGTATTTATTAAGAGCATATGATGTTTTTCTCGATGTTGAGATGTGTCCTGTTTGTAGGTGAGCAGCTGACTACGAACAGCAAGTCGTTAGACATGAAAGTTTAAAAGCTCTCTGTGAATAGGGCTTTAAAAATGAAGTGCCACTGGAGCTGATAAGAGACGTTTAACAAGGTTTGTTTAGTATTCCAGTGTCGACTGTGCCCAGACAACACAAACCACCCACAGCACTACAGCTACCGAGCAAAAGCTCCAGTTTAAAATGTCTGTGGAAGCAAATACGTCTATTTAGACAAATAAAAAGTGGCAAGCTGAAAATTTAGCTGCAGCTAACCACGAATTAGTGTCCTCAGTTGACTAGGCTAATTTTAATGCCCAAGTTAATAAATATTTGTTCAATCCTCAGTGTGCTGATAATTTAATAGAtttaaaactctgttttttgtgccacgtaatttttttcatatttttttaaccgCACATAATATTTTACTATTTATGGAAAACCTCTATTAAAAAAGGTTTAATGTAGCGGGAGAAAATTACAAAGacattttctgttctgtttcttttttttcctttttttaaaaactattttttaatagtttaatcTAATTTAATTCCGTTGTGCCATTTAAATTTGTTATTATGATTCACAACATAAAAATATGATTcatatttttatgttgttgtcgCCTTTGTTTACAGCATCATTTGTAACACTGCAATTTCTGATCTTCATTAAGTTGGTTTTCCCTAATTTGCATGAACGGGAGCAGATTTAAGTTAAACTGCACACATGCAAGATATTAGGGTTTCCATCAGGACTAGTTTTTTAGCTGAGCTTAGCTCATCATCTCTCTTAAATGAGGACTCACCCAGCACTAGGTGGTCACGACGCATTTCCCAGGCCAGGTCATAGGGCAGGTGGATGGGGTCCACGTAGATATACTCATGTCCATCCTGGCTCACAGATTCTATCACCTTCCATCTGATCTCATAGCGAGGTTTCTGAGAACAAACAGCATTGCTTTTGAAGAAAGGAAAATTGAAAAATGGAAACTAAAAAATGTTTGAGTTTCTCTTACCTTCCTCCAGATTGCAATGAGGATGATGAAAGACATGATAATAATGACCACTAAGGCTAAAACAGCAGCCAACACTGCCACCTGGGAGAAAAGGGCTGCAATAGGGAAGAGGACACAGAACATTGGACACAATATAAATAACATGAATCTCCACATGCTGGAAATTAATTTATAAGTATAAATGAAGCTATGTTTTGTCTAAGACATACAGTCTACTAAAGGATACAAAGGTTGCTTTGTGTCTCTATAAACCTATCAGACTTTCCTATAGTGTTTGTGCAGTTTAAGCCAAATACAATTTAATGTAATCCTATGTTATCATTTACCCATTTAATAGTAAAGTGGCATAgtctatatttatataataaaaaaatgacaaacttAAAGTATAATGTTCTATAATATCCTTTGATCtaccctaatatatatataaaaaaagaatcacATGACACCTACAGCTGAATACCAGTTTGATGTCCCGCCTGCTGATGAGCCCCTCTTGATTGCTGGTCTCACACCGAACTGTGACCTGCTGAGGTGTCTGGAAGGTCAGCTGGCTGCGAACCTGACTGACCTTTCTTGTCTCATTGTAGCTCATGTTCGTATGGATGCTCAGCACCTCTGGCTCTGGTGTCAGCGGCTTCCACACCTCTGTCTGGTTGCTACACCTGCAGAAGAACATTAGATCAGAGGGCGAAATATTTCCAGTCAAAAACAGATGCACTGAAAGTAAAGTGTGTTTTGGTCAGCCCCCTAGTGTTCCTTCTGTGACAGTTCAATGGGGAAATGGGTGGTAGGGACTCACTTGAGCATGCTGCCACAGCTGTACCACTGTATGGTTGGGGCTGGGACCCCTTCCGCAACACAGGTCACCAAGTGTCTTTTCCCTGGGAGACTGTGGTCGGTCAGGTCTTTAATCTGAGCGGGAACTAAACACAGGGTGGCAGCAGCCATTAATCATTGCTGACTCGGAGAAAAACACAATCTGTCCTCAGTTTTTTCCATTCACAAACACCACTGTCAGACAGTCGgtcaaaaaaatataaaacaccaTACAAAACCCCACAGCGCACAAAACACCTGGCAAAATTTTAGCTTAAAAAAAGGCTCACCTTGGACCtccaggtcaaaggtcatttcTTTTGTGTCATCTCCATTGGTAACAAGGACAGTGTAGAGGCCCTTCTGGTCTGTCCTCACCCTCACCAAGGTGAGGACACTGACATACCTGAGGGACAGGAaattcatagaaaaaaaaataaaatatacacttTCCTTTTCTTCCAGTACTGAAAATGCTGACTATTTGTCTGGAGAAATGTAAATCAAAGCTGACTGGCAAAAAGTTACAAATTTAATTAGATCTACTttaataaaagacaaaacactCTAAAAATACTCTTTAAAAAAGCTGCAAcgctgtttaaaatgtaaatagaaaCAAAATGCAATGATTCATgtgtaaaatcttttttttaattttacttttatgtaaaaaaaaaaaatctaaatttaaatatttattatgttttccatgttctgctgtgaaaaaatGGTTATATGAAATTTCTAAATCATTGAATTCTGTTTGTATTTACATTTCATACAGTGTTCCAGCTTTTGTGGAAATGGGGCTGAACACTAAATTAACTGTTCTTTTAGATATGAGAGCAAACTAATTTCTAAAGCCTTCAAGAGACTTTGTGAGATATGAAAATATTAAGAAGCACCCCGGGTTAAAAACACTGTGCACAAGAAGGactgttttaaatgaaaatatctGGTAACTCTTAGAAACTCTGTGATGGCACCAGCTGATGAGTTTACACTACACTATAGTGGAATTaagctttcttttttaacacgtttgttgtttgatttttttaaacaacacaaaagaagATGTAATGTTTATGATGTACCTCATTATCAGGGGACATGACAGTTTTGTCTCATGTTTTGTTCATAGCTCTCAGCCTGGAGGTGGTGACTTTGTCTCTGGTTGTTTCTTTCTAACTACCTATTATCATCCCTGTGGTTGATATTTCACTTAGATATTTAATGTGTGTTGGCAGGAATGTGAAAACATGGCCTTCAAATTTAAGCTTTATTTGACATCCGTTTGAAAGACACAACTCAGTAAGTTGTGACAAGCATTTGGTGTTTATGGTTCCTGTGTGATGAACGATGGCGTCCAGCCCTCCAGAGGGTATCGTGTTTCTCTCTGTGGAGACCCTTATCTGGCGATGACTGACAGGAGCAGACTGACCTGTGGAGGCTGTCGCCCTATCATAGGTCCTGTGCTAATTGTTTAAATGTATCAAGGCCGTGGACGTATTTGGGTGCTTTGTGGTGTGCGTGAAACTAAATACTGGTTGGATGTTCTACCTTATTTCATGCTCTTGTCTCGTGGTGATGATTTTGTCTCCCTTGATGGTGGCGCCATCCTTGGTCCAGTAAACCTGTGGGGGAGGGTACGCCTCCATCGCCACTCTCAGCTCCACGTTCTCTTGTAGCTTGACTGAAATGTTTCGTTGCTGAGGCGGTTTGATGTCCACAAAGCCGTTTTCTAACAAGAAAAAGAGCAATGTATATATGCGATGCACTAAATGTAGtaaattatttttctctttagcTTATctacagtactgtgaaaaagtctGTTGCCACagctcatttctttacattttcctAGGAAAATAGAAAACACATGTAGTGACTTATTGATGCATGTGCAAACATTCCTAGAGATACAGCAAGtattcttcaggaatagttctctcAGACTACTTAATGAACATTCAAGGTTCTTCTTAAGATATTGGCGCCTTTTGTTTCATGACAGAGTATCAGCTGTATtctacagatggctgtagactcTCACTGCTTGAGACccgttgccactgattttcagtacagtttgtgtgtaatttggcatactcAAGTCTTTTCCTCATTTCCTTTCCTAAAGAATGGCTTCtaccactgagaccatttctgatgaggcttcagagAACAATAGATGGATCAAATAAAGGCAAagatgcatctctcagatcCTGCTTCAGGTCTTTGTTGGAATGctttcctatttcttaaagGCATGACTTTCAGGTCCTGTTCATCTGCTCTAGGTTAATTTTTAGGCCAGTGACTTCTCTTTTATTCTTCTCTTATTCAGGCttcctcaatttttttaaggacatgcTGCACCTCCTGCTTAGGTATTCCCAGTTTTTGGCTAAAgcctctttgggaatcaccttgtcggtgcaaaaatactattttatgtctgtcaaactgtgttatctttggaaTTTTTCATAGCTTTAACCAGAAAATggtagcaacaacaacaacaacaacaacaacaacaacaacaacaacaacaacaacaggatgatgcttcaaaatacaatttaaaattggacAGAAAATGAGTTGAAAGAGCAGCCAGTATCAAAACAAAAACTTCTTAATTTTCATCTTAAGgaagcctggaaaactattactcaagaccactttaaaagaAATTCGAAGCAAGTCTGTCTCCtaggaagcaaaatataaagaaataagaggtggctcaagacttttgcacaatacctACTCTCCACTCCACAAAGATTTTGTCCATGAGAGCAGTGAGactgaaccaaaacaaaaaatctgcaggccagagaataaaaagaaaagtcgTAAAAGATATAGCTGGGCACTACTTTTCCCTGTGTTTCTATTCGGACTGCTTTTCTTGGTCTAAGGCTTTTTGATGTGACCATTTCTCTGTACAAAACCAATTTATTAAGCTGCTTCTGTACTGCTGCTCTACGTTCTTGAACCTCTGTGGTCAGACACTATGCATCTTTTCCACTGAGATGTCCAGTGTCCACCATTAAACTGTCCTGGCCTCCTGTCTCTACTAAACATGGAGCTTCGAGCTATTCAAAGCTTGTATAAATATAACACACCTCAGTGCAGGTGGAATAAGCATTAACTGACCTATACTGCATGCAGTAACGGTCAGGAGACAGAGCATTAAGAGAAGTACCATACCCGCTTACCTTAGCAGCTAAGATGCTGACTTACTGTATGTTAACATTTGAAGTCAAACCCCAGTTACATAAACACTGTGAGTCTAAATATAAAGTTGCTGTACCCACTGATTTACAGCTCTGTTTCTCAATGTATCACTCGAGGGATGCACACCGTGTCAAaagtttatttcacactttgaagaaaaacaaatagaagTGTTCTTCATTTCCTTTAAAAGTAACTCCTCTCCCACCGTAACATCCAGAGGTTGACATAATAAGCAGTCTTTCCTATGTCAGCAAAACGTAATAATAATCTGCACAGCAtcagtttgttttacttttgtgtctatgtctatgtgtgtgtgtgggaggaagGTGGGAGAAAGGTTGGGGTGTGCAAGGGGGTTTTATCTTACCAAGCACAGTGATGTTGACGCTGGCAGAGGCGCTCTGGTCTTGTATACCCTCATGGACGTGGCAGACATATTTTCCACTGTGGTCCACCGTGGCCTGGGAGAAGACCAGGCAGGAGCGCATGCTCGTGGGGGACAGGACATCAGTCAGTGGCTCATAGAAGTCAAGCTTAGAGACAAGTACAAGAATAAGATGTGATGTTTTAATATCGGACTTTCAGTGAGCTCTTATTTTTGCAGTCAGACTTATTAGGAAAAGCTGTGAGtttgttttgaaaaatgttCTAACAAagccataaaaataaaacttcatCATCAAAGATaaaacagagacatttcagCTTCACTGTTATCCAAACAAGGACCTACAGAGACCCAGTTATTACAATACCAGCCTAATGTGAGCTGTGAGTAAAGTTTCACAGCAGAATAAAAACTATGAGGTGTGTCTCTACATCTTGATATAATTTGGGCTTGGTCAAGAGGCCTTACAGTGATCACAAAGGGAAAACGGAACAATAGCGCTTTTTCTGCTCCACTCCTACTCACCCCTCTAATGGGAATATCCCAAGAAAAATCCACCAGCTCCACTCCGTGCACTGTGCAGTTTACTGTCAGTGGTTCACCCTGCTTCAGGACCGTCTTCGAAGCATTGATGTAGGCGTCAATGGCCTCTGGGACTGGGAcgaaaagagaaaacacaagggAGAAGTGAAAAGGGTGTGGTAATGTAATTTAACTAAACAATAATGTCCGCACTAAGGCTGATCAAGTTATTAAGTTGGAAAGAACTATTTCTAAAACAAGCTCTTCAACCTGAACACCTACCCACAATGCTGAAGACAAAGAAGGCCTGAGACTCTCGCACTTCCCCGTTCAGCTCTCCCCAACACACGTAATTCCTGTCCTCCACCGGCGCCTTGTAGCCCTCACTAGGAACATACACCCCACTTACGGGTATGTCAGTGTCCCTCTCGTGCAAGGTGACATTGATTTTTGGATTGGTGACCACACAGGGGATGGTGCTTTCTTCACTGGTCTTTGTTACCATGCCGTGAGAGCTCTCTATGAACCACACGTTAGGATctgcagacagacacattttttatgacaaaaaatatttttctattGATTTACAGCATCTTCCTCAAAGAACTTCCTGGAGGTTTTTAACCTTACTCTTCTTCAGAGCGCTTTTAAAATCACAGTGTTTTCAGAAGCTCTTTATTTACATGCAGCATGGaacttaaacagtttttttcaaTTGTACTGTACAGTTAGCTTTGCAAACTCTGAATCAGGAAGGTAAACCAAAGGTAAGCAAACCAGGCCCCACCTGGGACAAACACAGCCACCTCCTCTGTGTCTCGAGTCCGCTGATCAATGCACTGATACACGCCTGTGTGCTTCCAGCTCACATTGAATAACGTCAGAACGCTGGATGTGGCTCCGCTTTGCACGATCTCATAACTCCGGTGACCCAGTTTAGATGGTTCCAGCTGAAAGTACGGCACGTCGTCCATCTTAAACTTCCATGTGGTCTCCCCTGAGCCGCTGCAGGTAAGGGTAAGAGAGGAGCCCTCGGCCAGAACAAACTCTTTGTCACCGGGCGTGATCTCCAGGCAGCGCAGCTCAGtgcagaaacacagcagagctgcagtttgcacagcAAGACAAAAAAAGGTCAGGATGGAGGTCACAGAGACTGCAGCAGGAGGTGAAAGGTTAAATCAACAGTGTTAGTCAGATCCTGCGCTATCTTTAAATGATGAAGGATGTGAGTTGTCTGCAGCAATTTAGTGGGAGGGCGATGACGCCTTGTCActgataaatacatttaaattgaaaGAGGTGATTGAATGCATCAGTCGTGTTGTGAAATCCCACAGCTAATGAATCACAGAAGAAGTCGCTGTATTCTTTAAACATTCTGAACACAATGACTTCATACTTACTTAATAAAACCTGAAACATGCTGTCCCCATAATCCTAACCACATGTTTTGCAAATTTAATAAGATATAAGTTATAACCCATTCAATTATATCcaatttttatattaaattattatattaGATATCCAAATCATATTAACTGTGATTTGTTATAAAAGAGTCCCAGTCTTGCAGTATCTATTTCCCCTAATTGTAAAATACTCCATCCAAACTTAGCTTCAAGCTTCTTGCTTCCCTGCAAATGACTTTTGCTTCTTCTTACACAGTTTCACTTTTTGTTGCTGAAGCAAAATTTAGGCCTCACCTGTAAATGTGACTGTCAGGTGGAGCGGGGACGCTGTCACCTTCCTCATCACGGAGGCCTTCAAGTCACTTTgttctgcaaaaagaaaaaaaacaacaacaagagagATCCTTTTCAGAAATATTTTGCCTCAACAGTTAAGTGAAAATGAACACAAGAGCAAAATTCTGTTTTCTATTCAAATCAATGAAGACACATCTTGAACAGACTTAGCATCTGTCCATGTGAGGATGAGCTTCATATCATGATGGATTGGTTCCTACTCTTGCAGGCTCCACAAGGTCAGGTTAAGTGAGAAAATAAATCACATTGCGTGTCAGAAGAAACTGCGTCAAGTGAAAGAGAATGACACCAAACTATGCTCTTCTCCCACTAAATAGAAACAAAAAGTATTGAGTTTGTTATCAGGCTGCTTTCTTTAATAGCGACTGGCCCTCACAGAGAAACTGAGGTACCGATGCAACTCACTCTCGAGGTATTTGATGCCTCGCTGCACCAGGACAGAGCAACAATGTCTGGCTCTTTTTGTTCCCGGTTCACCAGCATTCTGCCCGCTAACAAACGGGTCACTGTGTGCGGCTTTGCAACGCGCTCGCTGGCAACAATGCTGCGTCCGAGCTATTCCACAGCCATGCTGAGCCATTAATTGGTTTtgctaaaaacaaaagtaaaaatgagGGCAGTCACAAAAGCTGCTGACAAAGGAGTGCACTTGGAGTTTTGAAAGGTTGCTATGGTTTGGCATTACTAATAGGGTATCGTGTTGTACACCAAAGCGATGTCAGCATCAATGGATTCAGCACTTACGGGGGTCAAAGTTGACCCATGCTTACCATCATTGAGACTGTTATCAAAGACCTTGAAGTTCTAATTGTACAGCACAGTGAGAGGCCAAAGGAAAGTGGGGAGGGGTGGTTTGCTG is a genomic window containing:
- the pdgfrb gene encoding platelet-derived growth factor receptor beta isoform X1 is translated as MLKQSDLKASVMRKVTASPLHLTVTFTALLCFCTELRCLEITPGDKEFVLAEGSSLTLTCSGSGETTWKFKMDDVPYFQLEPSKLGHRSYEIVQSGATSSVLTLFNVSWKHTGVYQCIDQRTRDTEEVAVFVPDPNVWFIESSHGMVTKTSEESTIPCVVTNPKINVTLHERDTDIPVSGVYVPSEGYKAPVEDRNYVCWGELNGEVRESQAFFVFSIVVPEAIDAYINASKTVLKQGEPLTVNCTVHGVELVDFSWDIPIRGLDFYEPLTDVLSPTSMRSCLVFSQATVDHSGKYVCHVHEGIQDQSASASVNITVLENGFVDIKPPQQRNISVKLQENVELRVAMEAYPPPQVYWTKDGATIKGDKIITTRQEHEIRYVSVLTLVRVRTDQKGLYTVLVTNGDDTKEMTFDLEVQVPAQIKDLTDHSLPGKRHLVTCVAEGVPAPTIQWYSCGSMLKCSNQTEVWKPLTPEPEVLSIHTNMSYNETRKVSQVRSQLTFQTPQQVTVRCETSNQEGLISRRDIKLVFSSLFSQVAVLAAVLALVVIIIMSFIILIAIWRKKPRYEIRWKVIESVSQDGHEYIYVDPIHLPYDLAWEMRRDHLVLGRTLGSGAFGRVVEATAYGLTHSQSSTKVAVKMLKSTARRSETQALMSELKIMSHLGPHLNIVNLLGACTKHGPLYLVTEYCRYGDLVDYLHRNKHTFLQYFAEKNQDYSCLISRGSTPLSQRKGYVSFGSESDGGYMDMSKDEPSVYVPMQEQIDSIKYADIQPSPYEALYQHGFYQEQGVNRLDLVISDSPSLTYEDLLGFSYQVAKGMEFLASKNCVHRDLAARNVLICEGKLVKICDFGLARDIMHDSNYISKGSTFLPLKWMAPESIFHNLYTTLSDVWSYGILLWEIFTLGGTPYPDLPMNELFYSALKRGYRMAKPTHASDEVYEIMKKCWDEKYEKRPEFSFLVHSVGNMLTDSYKKRYNQANENFMKSDHPAVARTKPRLTSPFPIANPAFGTPSPVTLQSPLDAYNQNSRPRQDFRQEAQEVIPSYNEYIIPIPDPKPEDAFTNVPSESPGSSVGVGEETDSISQDTADTLPEEDRLEETSERDALLGSSGTPEVEDSFL
- the pdgfrb gene encoding platelet-derived growth factor receptor beta isoform X2; its protein translation is MRKVTASPLHLTVTFTALLCFCTELRCLEITPGDKEFVLAEGSSLTLTCSGSGETTWKFKMDDVPYFQLEPSKLGHRSYEIVQSGATSSVLTLFNVSWKHTGVYQCIDQRTRDTEEVAVFVPDPNVWFIESSHGMVTKTSEESTIPCVVTNPKINVTLHERDTDIPVSGVYVPSEGYKAPVEDRNYVCWGELNGEVRESQAFFVFSIVVPEAIDAYINASKTVLKQGEPLTVNCTVHGVELVDFSWDIPIRGLDFYEPLTDVLSPTSMRSCLVFSQATVDHSGKYVCHVHEGIQDQSASASVNITVLENGFVDIKPPQQRNISVKLQENVELRVAMEAYPPPQVYWTKDGATIKGDKIITTRQEHEIRYVSVLTLVRVRTDQKGLYTVLVTNGDDTKEMTFDLEVQVPAQIKDLTDHSLPGKRHLVTCVAEGVPAPTIQWYSCGSMLKCSNQTEVWKPLTPEPEVLSIHTNMSYNETRKVSQVRSQLTFQTPQQVTVRCETSNQEGLISRRDIKLVFSSLFSQVAVLAAVLALVVIIIMSFIILIAIWRKKPRYEIRWKVIESVSQDGHEYIYVDPIHLPYDLAWEMRRDHLVLGRTLGSGAFGRVVEATAYGLTHSQSSTKVAVKMLKSTARRSETQALMSELKIMSHLGPHLNIVNLLGACTKHGPLYLVTEYCRYGDLVDYLHRNKHTFLQYFAEKNQDYSCLISRGSTPLSQRKGYVSFGSESDGGYMDMSKDEPSVYVPMQEQIDSIKYADIQPSPYEALYQHGFYQEQGVNRLDLVISDSPSLTYEDLLGFSYQVAKGMEFLASKNCVHRDLAARNVLICEGKLVKICDFGLARDIMHDSNYISKGSTFLPLKWMAPESIFHNLYTTLSDVWSYGILLWEIFTLGGTPYPDLPMNELFYSALKRGYRMAKPTHASDEVYEIMKKCWDEKYEKRPEFSFLVHSVGNMLTDSYKKRYNQANENFMKSDHPAVARTKPRLTSPFPIANPAFGTPSPVTLQSPLDAYNQNSRPRQDFRQEAQEVIPSYNEYIIPIPDPKPEDAFTNVPSESPGSSVGVGEETDSISQDTADTLPEEDRLEETSERDALLGSSGTPEVEDSFL